One segment of Plasmodium vivax chromosome 14, whole genome shotgun sequence DNA contains the following:
- a CDS encoding hypothetical protein, conserved (encoded by transcript PVX_100765A) translates to MSEGEFDLHPLEEGTPIGRINLDEEVNQKTKTYLSMSLKYIREKKLKSCEEYLSGVLPALKDHPFEHLTLITIKIYCNLRLQNYRLVSSDLSSVGNLEKDSYRFEHFAWKYKKKSGSMIPFLLRLINCYYPYTLNLYFTSFDRLYLLILHYEELLLQCTAPVGSTTGQGDASLDHPHTEVAHDGEVIPMEETRKVILHNISIACYVLCDLLLKKNYIEQAIHLLKEKILRYDAGHVITISLIGKLSLLMGTIDSADRSFALVEQLTSGGGPSQDGAARGHTLTNASFLSLYLEDYPSALNQLMAIPPNIPAEQNRREAANDYAIYRNNLAVTYLFNNDVSMSIQTLEETIMKDHGHAYPSLVKNLNLLYEFTKVGSERALKMSEFVRNNLSEEVRRFWR, encoded by the coding sequence ATGAGCGAAGGAGAATTCGACCTGCACCCCCTGGAGGAGGGCACACCCATAGGCCGCATCAACCTTGACGAGGAGGTAAATCAAAAAACGAAAACATACCTGAGCATGTCCCTAAAATACATTCGCGAGAAGAAGCTCAAAAGTTGCGAAGAGTACCTGAGTGGCGTCTTGCCCGCCCTTAAGGACCACCCATTTGAACACCTCACTTTGATTACAATAAAGATATACTGCAATTTAAGGCTGCAGAATTACCGCCTCGTTTCCAGTGACCTCAGTTCGGTTggaaatttggaaaaagacAGTTACAGATTTGAGCACTTCGCATggaaatataagaaaaaaagtggctCTATGATTCCTTTCCTCCTCCGACTGATTAACTGCTACTACCCCTACACTCTCAATTTGTACTTCACCTCCTTCGACCGACTCTACCTCCTTATCCTGCATTATGAGGAGTTGCTTCTTCAGTGCACCGCTCCGGTGGGTAGCACCACCGGGCAGGGCGATGCCTCTTTGGACCACCCCCATACAGAGGTGGCACATGATGGTGAAGTCATCCCAATGGAAGAAACGCGGAAGGTCATCCTGCACAACATCTCCATCGCGTGCTACGTCCTCTGCGACCTCCTCCTTAAGAAGAATTACATTGAGCAAGCCATCCACCTcctgaaggaaaaaattttgagaTACGATGCAGGCCACGTTATCACCATCTCTTTGATTGGAAAATTATCTTTGCTTATGGGGACAATCGATTCTGCCGATAGGTCCTTCGCCTTGGTTGAGCAGCTAACCAGTGGGGGTGGTCCTTCCCAGGATGGAGCGGCACGAGGACACACCTTAACAAATGCATCCTTCCTTAGCCTCTACCTGGAGGATTACCCTTCTGCACTGAACCAACTCATGGCCATCCCCCCAAATATTCCAGCGGAGCAAAACAGACGAGAGGCGGCCAACGACTACGCCATATACCGCAACAACCTCGCCGTCACTTACCTCTTTAACAATGACGTGAGCATGTCCATTCAAACTCTGGAAGAGACTATAATGAAGGACCACGGCCATGCGTACCCCTCGCtggtaaaaaatttgaacctCTTGTATGAGTTTACCAAGGTGGGAAGTGAGAGGGCACTTAAAATGAGCGAATTCGTGCGGAACAACCTGAGTGAGGAGGTCCGCAGGTTCTGGCGTTAA
- a CDS encoding hypothetical protein, conserved (encoded by transcript PVX_100760A) produces MLFNKLFKKKTELEVDVYLIKDEQCTPHMLDCKLYVNNRGRGSDDQVVIWNSSKKLTLSEDSIHSFKYHELDMCQFKYIKNGLVEEYGLVFSQVKNMYYFFKYIMLSYLKGNIVLCRRVNLFRYEEPEKVLYKKDHLGLLTFNTAKCEHLLVVLTPERSSPAEEQRSQVDVDCKHLYEELTMENVRELYKRNRVFLIYVLNSFNDIYLSRESIGIHVHRYLVSSLFRFFEYKALYEGGDRYAEWFAGQFEEQFEEQFEEQFEEQFEERFAGHFTEEGSLKREEQNVVVGADPSPANLQTAAEGDSYRGVEATPIGDDELGALDRAVESEMERMDKGGKQGGVKMGKNKRGKRAKGKKRTVGKTHTEGQTHTEGQTHTEGQVREGAENDLAAQLQRMSEKFLIILESEDVFIEHIRGILIYRQDFQNDIVSIKRDFMEARATNEAASEAVEAPTEAEFHPGGTPPKGGFVLLSESDGSDADDGADGSDLSDVPPMEGGNTRRKGTHTDGMKYKFVSTSGKLSFVLRQNHIPGRRQQRMKQRVKLHRKGEPSGGEINYDDVRNDLNIYTFDEYGKEKKIYNSGENIFTFKKEQCVPKSIHVNDEQGNKMVFLNEKNDKHLFIFDTNKEKIVKMWDTENMPISQLIRKEENVYCGYNKKSLFFVDARVKSCVQNALLYGRGTPDIEQATLDNRGRIILTNAKGEIKYYDGKKNKDHILKKSKNVLSCANDIVHLCTTHDGIYSVVTCQKSVIICENSIRNCSLFERVIKKEERLEQKKFLLQIHYVDVFTYNLGDYTFEKSIVSSDNSLVFTLSAKFYVVWNFKDVVNGRTSYVIKKAAEDIADLSYFNFSDVQGVLVATENSLKSKKITSV; encoded by the coding sequence ATGCTGTTCAACAAGCTGTTCAAAAAGAAAACCGAGCTGGAGGTGGACGTATACCTGATAAAGGACGAGCAGTGCACCCCGCATATGCTCGACTGCAAATTGTACGTGAACAACAGGGGCCGGGGGAGTGACGACCAGGTGGTCATATGGAACAGCTCGAAAAAACTTACCCTTAGTGAAGACTCCATCCACAGCTTCAAGTACCATGAGCTAGACATGTGccaatttaaatatataaaaaatggtcTAGTGGAGGAATATGGCTTGGTTTTTTCGCAGgtcaaaaatatgtattatttttttaagtatattaTGCTGTCCTATTTGAAGGGGAATATCGTTTTGTGTAGGAGGGTGAATCTGTTTCGATATGAGGAGCCGGAGAAGGTACTCTACAAGAAGGACCACCTGGGCCTCTTAACATTTAACACGGCCAAGTGTGAGCACCTGTTGGTTGTTCTCACCCCGGAGAGGTCCTCTCCTGCCGAGGAGCAGCGTAGCCAGGTGGACGTGGACTGCAAACACCTGTATGAAGAACTCACCATGGAAAACGTGAGGGAGCTGTACAAAAGGAATCGCGTCTTCCTCATTTACGTGCTGAATTCATTCAACGATATTTACCTGAGCAGGGAGTCCATCGGGATCCACGTGCACAGGTACTTGGTCAGCAGCCTGTTCAGGTTCTTCGAGTACAAGGCGCTGTACGAGGGCGGGGACCGCTACGCGGAGTGGTTCGCGGGGCAGTTCGAGGAGCAGTTCGAGGAGCAGTTCGAGGAGCAGTTCGAGGAGCAGTTCGAGGAGCGCTTCGCAGGGCACTTCACAGAGGAGGGATCACTCAAGAGGGAGGAGCAAAACGTGGTGGTGGGAGCAGACCCCTCCCCAGCGAACCTTCAAACCGCGGCCGAGGGGGACTCCTACCGCGGCGTGGAGGCAACCCCAATTGGGGACGACGAATTGGGGGCCTTAGACAGGGCCGTGGAGAGCGAAATGGAGAGGATGGATAAGGGAGGCAAACAAGGGGgtgtcaaaatggggaagaacaagcgggggaagcgcgcgaaggggaagaagcgcacTGTGGGGAAAACCCACACAGAGGGGCAGACTCACACAGAGGGGCAGACTCACACCGAGGGGCAGGTGCGCGAGGGGGCCGAGAACGATCTTGCCGCGCAGCTGCAGCGGATGAGCGAAAAGTTCCTCATCATCCTGGAGTCGGAGGACGTCTTCATCGAGCACATCAGGGGGATACTCATCTACCGGCAGGACTTCCAAAATGACATCGTCAGCATCAAGAGGGACTTCATGGAGGCGCGTGCGACGAATGAGGCGGCgagcgaagcggtggaggcCCCCACTGAGGCGGAGTTCCACCCTggggggacccccccaaagggCGGGTTCGTCCTTCTCTCCGAGTCGGACGGGAGTGATGCAGATGATGGGGCTGACGGGAGTGACTTGTCTGACGTGCCCCCCATGGAGGGAGGCAACACGAGACGCAAAGGTACTCACACAGATGGCATGAAGTACAAATTTGTGAGCACCAGCGGGAAGCTCTCCTTCGTGCTGCGGCAAAATCACATCCCAGGGAGGAGGCAGCAAAGGATGAAGCAAAGGGTGAAGCTACACAGGAAGGGTGAACCCTCGGGAGGGGAAATCAACTACGATGACGTGCGCAACGACCTGaacatatacacatttgaCGAGtacggaaaggaaaaaaaaatctacaaCTCAGGAGAAaacatatttacatttaaaaaggagcagtGTGTTCCAAAAAGCATCCACGTGAATGACGAAcagggaaataaaatggtctttttgaacgaaaaaaacgacaaacatttattcatttttgatacaaataaagagaaaattgtaaaaatgtggGACACAGAAAATATGCCAATAAGTCAGCTGAtcaggaaggaagaaaacgtGTACTGTGGGTATAACAAAAAGAGTTTGTTCTTTGTCGATGCGAGAGTTAAATCCTGTGTGCAAAATGCTTTGCTTTACGGGAGAGGCACACCTGACATTGAGCAGGCCACTTTGGATAACAGGGggagaattattttaacaaatgcaaagggggaaattaaatattacgatggaaaaaaaaataaagatcaTATCCTTAAGAAGAGTAAAAATGTCTTGTCGTGTGCAAATGATATTGTCCATTTGTGTACAACGCACGATGGGATTTATTCCGTTGTGACTTGCCAGAAAAGTGTAATCATCTGCGAAAATTCCATTCGCAATTGTAGCCTTTTTGAGCgagttataaaaaaggaggaacgCCTCGAACAGAAGAAATTCCTCCTGCAAATTCACTACGTTGATGTTTTTACGTACAATCTTGGGGACTACACATTTGAGAAGAGCATCGTCAGCAGTGACAACTCACTCGTGTTCACCTTGTCCGCCAAGTTTTACGTCGTTTGGAATTTTAAGGATGTGGTGAATGGCCGCACTTCCTACGTCATTAAGAAGGCCGCGGAGGACATCGCGGATTTATCCTACTTCAATTTCAGCGACGTGCAGGGGGTCCTCGTCGCCACGGAGAACTCCCTCAAGTCGAAGAAGATCACCAGCGTGTAG
- a CDS encoding hypothetical protein, conserved (encoded by transcript PVX_100790A; Apicoplast targeted protein. Curated by Stuart Ralph, Walter and Eliza Hall Institute of Medical Research, Australia.) gives MNVGVYFLTAFLLYTSLLNYKTLVHLISPSSGAHLQKGNGGVYQTVDHYLHIFLEHGFVSIYLLVSFQPNRNVYAKRSPHNYLFAKGLLIFFFFFLFHFILNIKNNFPLNIFFLIVTTFHLSEFLLSSLHNRNNYNYYNFLVNPNCGYVFFFILTLIEYYSKIFFFILGHFCEKYFSRRLLQHLLLVNYFFFKKFAQNGRAVCTYRYATTTCKTYILNNSICQKIIHQYEGIFDKYEARGSYERADRYHLLLVLLSMVVCLCGLLLRVLGLLHCNRNFCFYVLSTEHLADRCIRKKHLLVKSGVYKYMRHPCYTGWFYYALFLQLLLLNVFCFVLCFFVSWAYFYRTIKMEETYLLECYGEEYRSYKRETPHV, from the exons ATGAACGTGGGCGTGTACTTCCTAACCGCGTTCCTCCTGTACACATCCCTACTGAATTACAAAACATTGGTGCACCTGATTAGCCCCTCTTCTGGTGCGCACCTACAGAAGGGGAACGGCGGTGTCTACCAAACCGTTGACCACTACCTGCACATCTTCTTAGAGCATGGGTTCGTCAGCATCTACCTGTTAGTATCATTTCAGCCAAACAGAAATGTATATGCGAAGAGGAGTCCCCACAACTACCTATTCGCCAAAGGGCTgctaatcttttttttctttttcctatTCCACTTTATccttaatataaaaaataatttcccaCTGAACATCTTCTTCCTAATCGTTACTACCTTCCACTTGTCCGAGTTTCTCCTCTCCTCCTTACACAACAGAAATAATTACAACTACTATAACTTTCTAGTGAACCCCAACTGTGGCtacgtcttcttcttcatcctcacGCTGATTGAGTATTACTCGAagattttcttcttcattttggggcACTTTTGTGAGAAGTACTTCAGCAGGAGGCTCCTCCAGCACCTCCTCCttgtgaattattttttcttcaagaAGTTTGCGCAGAACGGGCGGGCCGTATGCACCTACCGCTAT GCAACCACAACGTGCAAAACGTACATCCTAAACAATTCGATCTGCCAGAAAATCATCCACCAGTATGAAGGCATTTTTGACAAGTACGAAGCGAGGGGAAGCTACGAACGAGCAGACAGGTACCACCTCCTGTTGGTACTCCTATCGATGGTGGTTTGTCTGTGTGGGTTACTTTTGCGAGTATTGGGTTTGCTTCACTGCAACAGGAACTTTTGCTTCTACGTGTTGAGCACCGAGCACTTGGCCGACAGGTGCATCAGGAAGAAGCACCTGCTGGTCAAGTCCGGCGTTTACAAGTACATGAGGCATCCCTGCTACACGGGCTGGTTCTACTACGCATTGT TCCTGCAACTGCTCCTCCTCAACGTCTTCTGTTTTGTGTTGTGTTTTTTCGTGTCGTGGGCGTACTTTTACCGCAccatcaaaatggaggagacCTACTTGCTGGAGTGTTACGGCGAGGAGTACAGAAGTTACAAGCGGGAGACGCCCCACGTGTAG
- a CDS encoding p25-alpha domain containing protein (encoded by transcript PVX_100780A) has translation MENAFYIYTKNEADMDSRTFVKILKDAKLLSKKLTAVDADLTFAKVKAKGAKRINYDQFVEAVKHLVDKHKLDYDQFVEKLCNEASSGPILYGTKAANVRFHDDKSTYTGVHKMGGPTTVDKNKTHFSDISEITDRSECNIRGVNLSVEKNL, from the exons atggaaaacgcCTTCTACATATACACCAAGAACGAGGCTGATATGGACAGCAGAACtttcgtaaaaattttgaaggacGCTA AATTGCTGAGCAAAAAACTGACCGCCGTTGATGCGGACCTCACATTCGCCAAGGTTAAAGCGAAAGGAGCCAAGCGAATTAACTATGACCAGTTTGTTGAAGCAGTAAAACATTTGGTAGACAAGCACAAGTTGGATTATGACCAGTTTGTAGAAAAACTATGCAATGAAGCTTCCAGTGGGCCAATCCTTTATGGGACCAAAGCTGCCAATGTCAGGTTCCATGATGACAAGTCTACCTATACGGGGGTTCACAAGATGGGCGGACCAACTACCGTTGACAAGAACAAGACGCACTTTTCTGACATATCCGAAATTACAGATCGTTCGGAATGCAACATACGGGGAGTTAATCTCAGCGTTGAGAAGAATTTGTAG
- a CDS encoding hypothetical protein, conserved (encoded by transcript PVX_100770A), whose product MKHVNSLAFLYNEFKNNVEDLEKTYENFLKALKVSKETEERLLKMNDNKTASFISEMEDLKSEYDVFKDSIEENLNNKKNEFNKTLKTTIEGFFQNSVKELKGISKYIRYINLNATNLHKIVSSIFSKAMNLSDIYEQNINHIYEIGKEYYRMKLTTLNHLLALEYEQYNKTLGFISNEKYLDNFSDVFYIEMLKNYLKNSTQKTVMIDLSNILERHSFHELSHFFNIFLKSFQKGVIIYVINRVDTNYHNNKMIFIEYFKLYELVHYIKANYGDLKIDFIEIHVFNMYISVFVNANGILYHVNYEYFLDAHSVTLYNAYNYGYFFTNQKIPDDASPASSADGKDPSNGSDNKPGATPGGEKAAITPPEERIYVLYVGSRVVQDNCIMYNREDMIEFKKGNAYKIIQQNKFNSHDSFFNIFLLKLESEYNFYNQFLSSEHDHLYRFSVHNCSMILTYDSLAKFNIPHEKFTPHFKDVYTLIIIYPGSNISSMCSLFSNYIFRESVYNLRKEQSNVLEIYAEKKKLTMLVNNKTKNYYANLDNKKKDEPLETSLLKMKSCLKQYARSNYDDYFDYLNIIYFVSSD is encoded by the exons ATGAAGCACGTGAACTCGCTGGCGTTCCTGTACAACGAGTTTAAGAACAACGTGGAGGACCTGGAGAAGACGTACGAGAACTTCCTCAAGGCGTTGAAGGTGTCCAAGGAGACAGAAGAAAGGTTGCTCAAGATGAATGATAACAAAACAGCTAGCTTCATAAGCGAAATGGAAGACCTCAAAAGTGAGTATGATGTGTTTAAAGATTCAATCGAGGAAAATctgaacaacaaaaaaaatgagtttaACAAAACTTTGAAAACGACCATTGAGGGATTCTTCCAGAACTCCGTGAAGGAGCTAAAAGGGATCAGCAAGTACATTCGttacataaatttaaatgcaaccaatttgcacaaaatCGTGTCGAGCATATTCTCCAAGGCCATGAATTTAAGTGACATCTACGAGCAGAACATTAACCATATTTACGAAATTGGGAAGGAGTACTACCGGATGAAGTTAACTACACTAAATCATTTGCTCGCTTTGGAGTACGAGCAGTACAACAAGACACTGGGGTTCATTTCTAATGAGAAATATTTGGACAACTTCTCAGACGTATTTTACAttgaaatgttaaaaaattatttaaaaaattcgacCCAAAAAACGGTAATGATTGATTTGTCAAACATCCTGGAGAGGCATTCCTTCCATGAGCTCTCCCACTTCTTTAACATTTTCTTGAAGTCCTTCCAAAAGGGAGTTATCATTTACGTCATCAACAGAGTAGACACCAACTACCACAACAACAAAATGATATTTATAGAATATTTCAAGTTGTACGAGTTAGTGCACTATATAAAGGCTAATTATGGCGACCTAAAAATCGATTTTATAGAAATTCACGTCTTCAATATGTACATCTCCGTTTTTGTAAATGCCAATGGGATTTTGTACCACGTCAACTACGAGTACTTCCTCGACGCGCACTCCGTCACCCTCTACAACGCCTACAACTACGGCTACTTCTTCACCAACCAGAAGATCCCCGATGATGCTTCCCCCGCTAGCAGCGCTGATGGGAAGGACCCTTCGAATGGAAGTGATAATAAACCGGGCGCCACCCCCGGGGGAGAGAAGGCTGCTATTACCCCCCCTGAGGAACGCATATACGTACTCTACGTAGGCAGTCGTGTCGTGCAAGACAACTGCATCATGTACAATCGAGAGGATATGatcgaatttaaaaagggaaacgcTTACAAGATTATTCAGCAGAACAAGTTTAACTCTCACGACTCCTTCTTCAACATCTTCCTGCTCAAGCTCGAGTCCGAATATAATTTCTACAACCAGTTCCTCAGCAGCGAGCACGACCACCTCTACCGCTTCTCCGTGCACAACTGCAGCATGATTCTCACCTACGACTCCCTCGCCAAGTTCAACATCCCCCACGAGAAGTTCACCCCCCACTTTAA agacGTGTACACGCTGATCATCATCTACCCCGGCAGCAACATCAGCTCCATGTGCAGCCTCTTCAGCAACTACATCTTCCGCGAGTCCGTTTACAACCTGCGGAAGGAGCAGTCCAACGTGCTGGAGATCTACgcggagaagaaaaaactcaCCATGCTGGTCAACAACAAAACGAAGAACTACTACGCCAACCTCGACAACAAGAAGAAGGACGAGCCCCTGGAGACCAGCCTcctcaaaatgaagagcTGCCTCAAGCAGTACGCCAGGAGCAACTACGACGACTACTTCGATTACCTGAacatcatttattttgtgtcCTCCGATTAG
- a CDS encoding hypothetical protein, conserved (encoded by transcript PVX_100775A), which produces MDEIEILKKNLNTEKVFYDLNWHELVLDDSFDPSVYENFQPFKIGEHGKLPCDAQDGGNSGHADSHLAVEYTHQVERNNICRDDAGGAPLQQRSMHKNKKTHKGGTPDRSADSGDSPGGTRRRRDKRGTSNDQKHHPIEAEPIPSTPIQMCTPDIPRQKKRQGEIKKCDFIEEIKSPQSSSPANFVPPVNILYDDEKVVFYFFISGELQNFNISSSNNYVTISGRKIPYDAHRFANYYSHEIRGGYFVRSYFFMKPIQQERIRYEHRDGVVKVFVFLSAGAQK; this is translated from the coding sequence ATGGACGAAATTGAAATCCTCAAAAAAAACCTGAACACGGAAAAGGTTTTCTACGACTTGAATTGGCACGAACTGGTTTTGGACGACTCGTTCGACCCGTCTGTTTATGAAAACTTCCAGCCTTTTAAAATTGGTGAACATGGGAAGTTACCATGTGACGCACAGGATGGTGGAAACAGCGGACATGCTGATAGCCACCTAGCAGTGGAGTACACTCACCAGGTGGAGAGAAATAACATCTGTAGGGATGACGCGGGAGGTGCCCCACTACAGCAGCGAAGCATGCACAAGAATAAGAAAACGCACAAAGGGGGTACGCCAGACAGGTCTGCCGACTCAGGGGACAGCCCGGGAGGCACCCGACGCAGACGGGACAAAAGGGGCACCTCCAACGATCAGAAGCATCACCCGATTGAAGCGGAGCCCATTCCAAGCACCCCCATCCAGATGTGCACACCGGATATTCCACGCCAAAAGAAGAGGcagggagaaataaaaaaatgtgactTCATAGAGGAAATAAAATCCCCCCAGTCATCCAGCCCAGCGAATTTTGTCCCCCCTGTGAACATCCTGTACGATGACGAGAAGgttgtgttttattttttcatttcaggAGAATTACAAAACTTTAACATTTCCTCAAGCAATAATTATGTTACTATATCTGGCAGGAAAATCCCATACGATGCTCACAGGTTTGCCAATTATTACTCCCACGAAATCAGGGGGGGCTACTTTGTGCGGAGCTACTTTTTCATGAAGCCGATTCAGCAGGAGAGGATTCGTTACGAGCACAGAGACGGGGTGGTCAAGGTGTTTGTCTTCCTTTCCGCGGGAGCGCAAAAGTGA
- a CDS encoding S-adenosyl-methyltransferase mraW, putative (encoded by transcript PVX_100785A; Apicoplast targeted protein. Curated by Stuart Ralph, Walter and Eliza Hall Institute of Medical Research, Australia.): protein MPLWKEALCAWAVLSIAGQRKKKRKIKTSRRSGVRSNRQPSHFATNQEGESQDEANILDSSYVYHTPVLADEVVRYLRGDPPGEDTTEEGPVEVHRAEEGHSEGHHAGGHPTDGVESQGERKNGKSPNGGTQQRGAFTTPLSSTSLSRLPPRENPPVEYFIDATLGGGGHTLEMLKKLAPTSKVIAIDKDIESIYYNQQKLQRYVDANKLTMIHGDYRYIIHLLHRYGLPLFGSYSGILLDLGASTHQLRCGRRGFSYKHNGLLDMSMDRYTDEEYARMCREGAERGGSGSNGGFQVKQANRANPQTEPPKRIGEILNTYSPQQLRHIMHTYGQEKKASKIAKKIAQWRKSRGTITTTHQLRDIVLSTCKQNYKANQKVLSRVFQSFRIYVNDEMKALKEFLLSSYKLLRARKRLVVISYHSLEYQCVERFVHSRKNLWEKINDVDITPSEGELKANKSARSAKMSVFEKV, encoded by the exons ATGCCCCTTTGGAAGGAGGCGCTCTGTGCGTGGGCCGTTCTTTCAATCGCTGGtcagcgaaaaaaaaaaagaaaaataaaaacatccC GAAGAAGCGGCGTAAGATCCAACCGCCAGCCCTCCCACTTTGCGACCAACCAAGAAGGGGAAAGTCAAGATGAAGCCAACATACTAGACAGCTCGTATGTCTACCACACCCCCGTGCTGGCTGACGAAGTGGTACGCTACCTTAGGGGTGACCCCCCCGGAGAGGACACCACGGAAGAGGGCCCGGTAGAAGTACACCGCGCAGAAGAGGGCCACTCAGAAGGACACCACGCAGGAGGACACCCCACAGATGGAGTAGAATCacagggggaaaggaaaaatggaaagagcCCAAACGGGGGGACGCAACAAAGGGGTGCTTTTACCACGCCCCTTTCGTCTACATCTCTCTCACGACTCCCCCCAAGGGAGAATCCCCCAGTTGAGTACTTCATCGATGCGACACTGGGAGGTGGCGGACACACTCTGgagatgttaaaaaaattggcaccAACAAGCAAAGTGATCGCCATAGACAAGGATATAGAATCCATTTATTACAACCAACAGAAGCTGCAACGTTATGTAGATGCGAACAAGCTGACCATGATACATGGCGACTACAGATACATCATTCACCTCCTGCACAGGTATGGCCTTCCCCTGTTTGGCAGCTACAGTGGCATTCTACTCGACCTGGGTGCATCCACGCACCAGCTGAGGTGTGGGAGGAGGGGGTTCAGTTACAAGCACAACGGCCTCCTTGACATGAGCATGGACAGGTACACCGACGAGGAGTACGCCCGGATGTGCAGGGAGGGTGCGGAacgcggggggagcggttcGAACGGGGGTTTCCAGGTTAAGCAGGCCAACCGGGCGAACCCCCAAACCGAGCCGCCTAAACGAATCGGCGAAATCCTCAACACGTACAGCCCCCAACAGCTGAGGCACATCATGCACACCTACGgtcaggaaaaaaaggcgtctaaaattgccaaaaaaattgcacaatgGAGGAAAAGCAGAGGAACTATCACAACCACGCATCAACTGAGAGACATCGTTCTTTCCACATGCaaacaaaattacaaagCAAACCAAAAAGTGCTGTCCAGGGTGTTTCAGTCATTTCGAATCTACGTGAACGATGAAATGAAGGCCTTAAAGGAGTTTTTATTATCAAGCTATAAATTGTTAAGGGCAAGAAAAAGGCTCGTCGTTATTTCGTACCATTCACTGGAATACCAGTGCGTGGAGAGGTTTGTTCACAGCAGGAAAAActtatgggaaaaaattaacgacGTCGATATAACCCCCAGCGAGGGGGAGTTAAAGGCCAACAAGTCTGCGCGCTCCGCCAAAATGTCCGTTTTTGAGAAAGTTTAG